One window of the Cyanobacteria bacterium FACHB-DQ100 genome contains the following:
- a CDS encoding TetR/AcrR family transcriptional regulator, whose product MGRPTKENSLTQQDVIAAAIACLDQEGESALGVNRIARELNIKPPAIYKHLDGNTGLQRAVALAVWRQYLTECQQQTNSIADSRELFCVSAHATRNFARSHPARYRVMMHYQMRPTDPEEAEVMQDALKLFQTSLHLQGLNQDALIDVMRMVNAAIYGFIMREQAELMTIARSSDKSYEVMLDALWVAIEHIQRSSKLRDA is encoded by the coding sequence ATGGGTCGTCCAACGAAAGAGAATTCACTCACCCAACAGGATGTGATTGCAGCCGCGATCGCCTGTCTTGACCAAGAGGGAGAATCTGCCCTGGGAGTCAATCGCATAGCGCGAGAGCTGAATATTAAACCTCCCGCTATTTATAAACATTTAGACGGAAATACCGGGCTCCAACGGGCTGTTGCTCTGGCAGTTTGGCGGCAGTATTTAACCGAGTGTCAGCAGCAAACCAATAGCATTGCAGATTCACGAGAATTATTCTGCGTTAGTGCACATGCGACTCGAAATTTTGCACGATCGCATCCTGCACGTTATAGAGTCATGATGCACTATCAAATGCGACCAACTGACCCAGAAGAAGCTGAGGTGATGCAAGACGCACTAAAACTTTTTCAAACCTCTTTGCATCTGCAAGGCTTGAACCAGGATGCTCTAATTGATGTGATGCGAATGGTGAATGCAGCGATTTATGGCTTTATCATGCGAGAACAAGCTGAATTGATGACGATCGCTCGCTCCAGTGATAAGAGCTATGAAGTGATGCTGGATGCATTATGGGTGGCGATTGAACATATTCAACGTTCTTCAAAACTTAGAGACGCATGA
- a CDS encoding ABC transporter ATP-binding protein, producing MEQITPATKQPILNVIDLTFRHPGSSQPTLSGVNLTVYQGELVLIAGATGSGKSTLLNCVAGIAPNHTGGAFSGRIVYEGTDITQLSVRQRSQSFCTLLQNVELQIFTDQVWEEVVFGLENWQIPPQQIPALANAAIHEFGLAAQRQWLIQQLSAGQKQRLLIACLLTLGQPVLLLDEPLAYLDASGVEQLLHLLRSRVNQGQTVLLVEHRIEAVRRICDRVFSVRDGQLLEQSPSTVPPEINSVVLPQPFISSVLLLQTQDLSWNGYPPFPDLQVHVGETVLLKGDNGCGKTTLLKLLSGLLKPTTGRLEILGREMSKRSVVEIAAVVGFVLQNPNHQLFADSVRSEVLQPGVSLDRADTLLEQLSLKEFAEQHPQSLSQGQKRRLALGAVLARQPQICLLDEITVGQDPHSLALMLQVLRQFTQQGGALILTSHDPISAAALQARQIDISFVA from the coding sequence ATGGAACAGATAACTCCTGCAACGAAGCAACCTATCCTGAACGTCATTGACCTCACGTTCCGGCATCCTGGCAGTTCTCAACCGACGCTGAGTGGAGTGAACCTGACTGTTTATCAAGGTGAACTCGTGCTGATTGCAGGCGCAACTGGAAGTGGTAAAAGCACCTTGCTGAACTGCGTCGCGGGCATTGCTCCTAATCATACGGGGGGAGCTTTCAGCGGTAGGATTGTTTATGAGGGAACAGATATTACACAGTTATCCGTGCGCCAGCGATCGCAATCTTTTTGTACACTACTGCAGAATGTAGAGCTGCAAATTTTTACCGATCAAGTTTGGGAAGAAGTTGTCTTTGGCCTAGAGAATTGGCAAATTCCTCCTCAGCAAATTCCTGCGTTAGCGAATGCAGCAATTCACGAATTTGGTTTAGCTGCACAACGGCAGTGGCTGATTCAGCAACTTTCTGCAGGACAGAAGCAACGATTACTGATCGCTTGTCTGTTAACATTGGGTCAACCTGTGCTCTTGTTAGATGAACCCCTAGCCTACTTGGATGCGTCAGGCGTTGAGCAATTACTGCACTTACTGAGATCGCGAGTTAATCAAGGACAAACAGTGCTGTTGGTAGAGCATCGAATTGAGGCTGTTCGTCGGATTTGCGATCGTGTCTTCTCTGTTCGCGACGGTCAACTTCTAGAGCAATCCCCATCAACTGTGCCACCTGAAATTAATTCAGTAGTTCTACCTCAGCCTTTCATATCATCTGTCTTGCTTCTGCAAACTCAGGACCTGAGTTGGAATGGCTATCCTCCCTTTCCTGATCTCCAAGTTCACGTAGGGGAAACCGTTTTACTCAAAGGCGACAATGGATGTGGGAAAACAACACTCCTCAAACTCCTTAGTGGCTTGCTCAAACCCACGACAGGACGACTGGAAATTCTTGGAAGAGAGATGAGCAAACGCAGTGTGGTTGAGATTGCGGCGGTCGTGGGATTTGTTTTGCAAAACCCTAACCATCAACTGTTTGCGGATAGTGTGCGATCTGAAGTGTTGCAGCCCGGCGTGTCACTTGATCGAGCAGATACGTTATTAGAACAACTCAGTTTGAAAGAGTTTGCCGAACAACATCCTCAATCGCTTTCACAAGGACAAAAACGTCGGCTGGCGTTGGGGGCAGTGTTGGCAAGACAGCCACAAATCTGCTTACTCGATGAGATTACGGTTGGACAAGATCCTCACTCTTTGGCGTTGATGCTGCAAGTACTCCGACAGTTTACCCAGCAAGGCGGTGCCTTAATTCTCACGTCCCATGATCCGATTTCTGCTGCAGCTTTACAGGCTAGGCAAATCGATATATCTTTCGTAGCTTGA
- a CDS encoding Rieske 2Fe-2S domain-containing protein, with product MRSMLPGAPWLLAHKSMLKVNQPQKVSLYGTDYVMWKDATEAVHALPNACPHMGAMLSEGWCEAQKDGTSAVVCPFHALPFDAPGCTVLPDSGKRTLSLLTPLELIIQGDFIWSYGGYEPKVPIPTVMNEIAEKYEFVGYTGDRSVETDLLTMLLNMHDYNHQNGTHRDLFRITEVEFHQFIDNGLNSHAFYDMPTAPYTLAEKLRKPDLFLLPTTIKAHLENHFPSLIIFHGEMPLGKAAQCHFFVPEAENRTRTYILLFGQAKHPAFKMFGKTYLKFGKVVVDQDADILSKIYPNIPQKIKLNNEVGMDWVRRNFENFPDVVAPNLSR from the coding sequence ATGCGCTCAATGCTTCCTGGTGCGCCCTGGTTGTTGGCACACAAGTCGATGCTGAAGGTCAACCAACCGCAAAAGGTTTCGCTGTATGGTACTGATTATGTGATGTGGAAGGATGCAACTGAAGCGGTTCATGCCTTGCCGAATGCTTGCCCACATATGGGAGCAATGCTGTCTGAAGGATGGTGTGAAGCGCAGAAGGATGGTACAAGTGCCGTTGTTTGTCCCTTTCATGCGTTGCCTTTTGATGCGCCAGGTTGCACGGTTCTACCGGATTCCGGCAAAAGAACACTGTCTCTATTGACCCCCCTGGAACTCATCATTCAAGGTGACTTTATCTGGTCATATGGTGGATACGAACCTAAAGTTCCTATTCCTACTGTAATGAATGAGATTGCAGAAAAATACGAATTCGTGGGGTATACGGGCGATCGTAGTGTTGAAACCGATCTACTGACCATGCTCCTGAATATGCACGACTATAACCATCAGAACGGCACCCATCGGGATCTGTTTCGCATCACCGAGGTCGAGTTTCATCAATTCATTGACAATGGGCTGAATTCTCATGCGTTTTATGACATGCCCACTGCACCTTACACCTTGGCAGAGAAGCTGAGAAAACCCGATTTATTTCTACTACCGACCACAATCAAGGCACATCTAGAAAACCATTTTCCCTCTCTGATTATCTTCCATGGGGAGATGCCATTAGGGAAGGCAGCACAATGCCATTTCTTTGTACCCGAAGCCGAGAATCGCACCCGGACTTACATCCTGCTTTTCGGTCAAGCGAAACATCCTGCCTTTAAAATGTTTGGTAAAACTTATCTCAAGTTCGGTAAGGTCGTGGTTGATCAAGATGCCGATATTCTAAGCAAGATTTATCCAAACATCCCGCAGAAGATTAAGCTCAATAACGAAGTCGGTATGGATTGGGTACGCCGTAACTTTGAAAATTTTCCTGATGTTGTAGCACCCAATCTTTCCAGATAA
- a CDS encoding TetR/AcrR family transcriptional regulator, giving the protein MTKHSRSSSPQSSANLRRQPKQQRGKEKVEKILDAAAAVFDEVGYEAATTHMIAAKAGTAIGSLYQFFPDKAAIFKAMEIRHSERVKGFWSQVDIPALVQLPLRQMIHVLVESVAALFEQPVSRVVFVQFYLARQIFQSIDESMTQDAIAFMASILKHRNPALSEELHDLLAEVCVHSSNAVILAALRNPDPEHRQRLTQQIEDLMVSYLEPHIGDQRLGNVMKVMICPHCQSIQLSKNGYRRGKQCYLCKDCGKQFVAQ; this is encoded by the coding sequence ATGACAAAACATTCACGTTCGTCAAGCCCCCAATCCTCTGCTAATTTGCGTCGTCAGCCGAAACAGCAGCGGGGCAAAGAAAAAGTTGAGAAGATTCTAGATGCAGCCGCTGCCGTGTTTGATGAGGTGGGCTATGAAGCGGCAACGACTCATATGATTGCTGCCAAAGCAGGAACGGCGATCGGGTCACTCTATCAGTTCTTTCCAGACAAAGCCGCGATTTTTAAGGCAATGGAGATCCGCCATTCAGAACGGGTGAAAGGGTTTTGGTCGCAAGTAGACATTCCAGCCCTGGTGCAACTCCCCTTACGTCAGATGATTCATGTTCTAGTGGAGTCGGTTGCAGCACTGTTCGAGCAGCCTGTATCACGGGTTGTGTTTGTGCAGTTTTACTTGGCGCGTCAGATTTTTCAATCGATCGACGAAAGCATGACCCAAGATGCGATCGCCTTCATGGCAAGTATTCTCAAACACCGCAATCCTGCTCTATCAGAGGAATTGCACGATTTACTGGCGGAAGTCTGTGTACACAGTAGCAATGCCGTCATCCTAGCAGCACTCCGCAATCCAGATCCGGAACATCGCCAGCGCTTAACGCAGCAAATTGAGGATTTGATGGTGTCATATTTAGAGCCGCACATCGGCGATCAGCGGTTGGGTAATGTAATGAAAGTAATGATATGCCCCCACTGCCAATCCATCCAGTTATCGAAGAATGGCTATCGGCGGGGCAAGCAGTGCTACCTTTGTAAGGATTGTGGAAAGCAATTTGTGGCTCAATAG
- a CDS encoding transposase has translation MTYQSLRNKPCIFQSLTGISLSEFEQLLPSFEQAWQAYVVEHHIQCRSWQRSYGGRRRGQLKADCDRLLFILVYFRLYPTQEVQGYLFGIGQPQANEWIHKLSRVLNQALGYEKQLPERDARKLEAILNECPALEFVLDGTDRRINRPQDKEGRKKYYSGKQKVHAVKNNLIAERRGKVKYLSATYEGKKHDKAIANEEGYTFPEGSRLWQDTGFQGFAPSGVIVLQPKKKPRNQELTDVDKQLNRLISKQRVAIEHHIGGIKRSQIVMQKFRNRKENYVDQVMETACGLHNFRLDHRKLRFA, from the coding sequence TTGACCTACCAGAGTTTGCGAAACAAGCCGTGCATCTTTCAAAGTTTGACAGGAATTAGTCTGAGCGAGTTCGAGCAATTGCTGCCGTCGTTTGAGCAAGCATGGCAGGCATACGTGGTAGAACACCACATTCAATGCAGGTCTTGGCAACGCAGCTATGGCGGTAGGCGACGGGGGCAACTGAAAGCGGATTGTGACAGGCTGTTGTTCATCTTGGTGTACTTCCGGTTGTATCCGACGCAAGAGGTACAAGGCTATCTGTTTGGCATCGGACAACCGCAGGCGAATGAATGGATACATAAGTTGAGCAGGGTGCTGAATCAAGCATTGGGCTATGAGAAACAGTTACCAGAGCGCGACGCTCGCAAGCTTGAAGCGATTTTGAACGAGTGCCCAGCACTGGAATTTGTTCTCGATGGCACAGACCGAAGAATCAATCGTCCGCAGGACAAGGAGGGGCGAAAAAAGTACTACAGCGGCAAACAGAAAGTTCACGCAGTCAAGAACAATCTGATTGCTGAACGACGCGGCAAAGTGAAGTATCTGAGTGCGACCTATGAGGGCAAAAAGCATGATAAAGCGATAGCCAATGAAGAAGGGTACACCTTTCCCGAGGGTAGTCGCTTGTGGCAGGATACAGGTTTTCAAGGATTCGCACCCAGCGGCGTGATTGTATTGCAACCGAAGAAGAAACCGCGCAATCAGGAACTGACCGACGTGGACAAACAACTGAATCGACTGATTTCAAAACAGCGAGTGGCGATTGAGCATCACATTGGCGGGATCAAGCGGTCTCAGATTGTGATGCAGAAATTTCGCAACCGCAAGGAGAACTACGTGGATCAGGTAATGGAGACGGCGTGCGGATTGCACAATTTTCGCCTTGACCACCGCAAGTTGAGATTCGCCTAA
- a CDS encoding IS982 family transposase — protein sequence MLSLEDLFCSVDDFCNTFEPQWNQQLLEHGLQMRQRPRSLNLSEIMTILIAFHQSCYRNFKTYYQEKVQTEWADAFPSLVSYQRFIEWIPGTLVPMCAYLRSCFGSCSGISFMDSTSLRVCHNRRIERNKVFENVAARGKTSIDWFFGFKLHLVVNDRGELLNIMLTPGNTDDRTPVPKLLQQLFGKVFADKGYVSQKLAKQLLKTAGIQLITKLKRNMKQRLLPLNDRLMLRRRSIIETIIVLQL from the coding sequence ATGCTTAGTCTAGAAGACCTGTTCTGCTCCGTCGATGATTTCTGCAACACCTTTGAACCGCAATGGAATCAGCAACTTTTAGAACATGGACTCCAGATGCGTCAACGACCCCGAAGCCTGAACCTAAGCGAAATCATGACCATCCTGATTGCGTTTCATCAGTCGTGTTACCGCAATTTCAAAACTTACTATCAAGAGAAAGTACAGACCGAGTGGGCAGATGCGTTTCCTAGCTTGGTGAGCTACCAGCGCTTCATCGAATGGATTCCTGGTACCCTCGTGCCGATGTGCGCTTATTTGCGCTCGTGCTTTGGGTCGTGCAGCGGCATCAGCTTTATGGATTCCACGTCGTTACGCGTCTGCCACAATCGCCGCATCGAGCGCAACAAAGTGTTTGAGAATGTTGCCGCACGTGGCAAAACGTCCATCGATTGGTTCTTTGGCTTCAAGCTGCATTTGGTGGTCAATGATCGAGGCGAGTTGCTCAACATCATGCTGACTCCCGGTAACACTGACGACCGCACTCCTGTACCGAAGCTGTTACAGCAGTTGTTTGGCAAGGTGTTTGCTGACAAAGGCTATGTCTCGCAAAAGTTAGCCAAGCAACTGCTCAAAACCGCAGGCATTCAACTGATTACGAAGCTCAAGCGCAACATGAAACAGCGATTGCTACCACTGAATGACCGGTTGATGCTACGTCGCCGCTCCATTATCGAAACGATCATTGTATTACAGTTGTAG
- a CDS encoding TetR/AcrR family transcriptional regulator translates to MTNPSKKSPGRPRSGQSHQAMLQATLELLAEVGFEAMSIEAIAARAGVGKTTIYRRYSGKAELVADAIESIREEIVIPDTGSLWGDLDTLIQNAAQISLNPLGRQTVAMIISSASSSAEFAQIYWTKYLQPRREAFAVVLERAKARQEVQPDLDPELVFHTMSGIMLYAMIFQPTSESWESYVRRSLDLILMRL, encoded by the coding sequence ATGACGAATCCAAGTAAAAAGTCGCCTGGAAGACCCCGGAGCGGCCAATCGCATCAAGCAATGCTGCAAGCAACCCTAGAATTGCTGGCAGAGGTTGGTTTTGAAGCGATGAGCATTGAGGCGATTGCTGCCCGTGCAGGGGTTGGCAAAACGACCATTTATCGGCGCTATAGCGGCAAAGCAGAATTGGTGGCGGATGCGATCGAGAGTATTCGGGAAGAGATTGTCATCCCTGACACCGGAAGCCTTTGGGGTGATCTGGATACTCTCATTCAAAATGCAGCTCAGATCTCGCTTAATCCTCTGGGACGGCAAACGGTTGCTATGATTATCAGCAGTGCATCAAGTAGCGCTGAATTTGCTCAAATCTACTGGACGAAGTACTTACAACCACGACGAGAAGCATTTGCAGTTGTCCTGGAGCGAGCAAAGGCAAGACAGGAAGTGCAGCCTGATTTAGACCCAGAATTGGTCTTTCACACCATGAGCGGAATCATGCTGTATGCCATGATTTTCCAGCCAACTTCTGAATCCTGGGAAAGTTATGTACGCCGTTCTCTGGACCTTATTCTCATGCGTCTCTAA
- a CDS encoding nuclear transport factor 2 family protein yields MTTEEIASLINIYFDNMAAMNAKGWLEIFAEDAVIHDPLGEPPRLAHKDSQQFFKILANFFEKIELSKDDIFFVKNGAAVKWTMQVVTKKGHSVTTEGISIFEMNDVDKIQKVSSYWDEAAMMTKLKG; encoded by the coding sequence ATGACAACAGAAGAAATTGCATCATTGATAAATATTTACTTTGACAACATGGCAGCGATGAATGCAAAGGGCTGGTTAGAGATTTTTGCTGAAGATGCTGTTATTCATGACCCCCTTGGAGAACCTCCAAGGCTTGCACATAAAGATTCTCAGCAGTTCTTCAAAATATTAGCTAATTTCTTTGAAAAGATAGAACTGTCAAAAGATGACATCTTCTTTGTGAAGAATGGAGCAGCCGTGAAGTGGACAATGCAGGTCGTTACGAAAAAAGGTCACTCTGTTACCACTGAAGGAATTAGTATTTTTGAAATGAATGACGTTGATAAGATTCAGAAGGTATCGTCTTACTGGGATGAAGCCGCAATGATGACAAAGTTAAAGGGTTAG
- a CDS encoding SDR family oxidoreductase gives MLQAERIAIVTGANRGIGLEVVRQLAHKGMTVILGSRDLQKGERAAAQLIDAGLQVLPRQLDVADSGSMARLAAQVEQEYGSLDILVNNAGILYDTWQQPSTADFDTVQEAISTNTFGPWRMCKVFVPLLRRSQHGRIVNVSSGAGSITTMDNSTPAYSVSKAALNAFTRSLAAELKSAGILVNAVCPGWVATDMGGAGGRPVEDGAASVVWAAMLPDDGPTGGFFRDGKPVPW, from the coding sequence ATGCTACAAGCAGAACGTATTGCCATTGTTACAGGCGCAAATCGTGGAATTGGGCTGGAGGTGGTGCGGCAACTCGCTCACAAAGGCATGACCGTAATTCTGGGTTCGCGGGATTTGCAAAAAGGTGAAAGGGCAGCGGCGCAACTAATCGACGCAGGGTTACAAGTTCTTCCCCGCCAACTCGATGTCGCTGATTCGGGAAGTATGGCTCGGCTTGCGGCTCAAGTAGAGCAGGAGTATGGAAGCCTAGATATTTTGGTCAACAATGCGGGCATCCTCTACGATACTTGGCAGCAACCCAGTACAGCGGATTTTGATACAGTGCAGGAAGCAATCAGTACCAATACATTCGGACCGTGGCGGATGTGTAAGGTATTTGTCCCCTTACTGCGACGTAGCCAACACGGCCGAATTGTTAATGTTTCCAGTGGAGCGGGGTCGATCACCACTATGGACAACAGCACTCCTGCTTATAGCGTTTCTAAAGCGGCATTAAACGCATTTACCCGTTCTCTAGCGGCTGAACTGAAGAGTGCAGGGATTTTGGTGAATGCGGTCTGTCCGGGTTGGGTGGCAACCGATATGGGAGGAGCAGGGGGGCGACCTGTAGAAGATGGTGCCGCCAGTGTCGTTTGGGCGGCGATGCTACCTGACGATGGACCGACAGGCGGCTTCTTTCGAGATGGTAAGCCTGTGCCCTGGTAA
- a CDS encoding amidase translates to MSNLVFKSAIELAQMIRDRQLSAIKLLDAHLAQIAQHNSRLNAICTLDEENARIRAKQADEALARGENWGALHGVPVTIKDIFETAGLRTTAGYIPLKDYVPQQDATAVAKLKVAGAIVLGKTNMAELAGDYQSTNSLFPRVNNPWNVEYTAGGSSGGSAAAVAAGLSPLDLGNDIAGSVRQPAHFCGIYSLKPTDRRISTAGMIPEVPGMPYCLRQMMTVGCFARSLTDLRLCFSLIAGADPRRPDVPSIPLDTPSGQSLSDLKIAWTDQWAQVPVAAESRTAMQQVIETLAQSGVQVRHWLPENFDVPAILNLYTRMAAYINRYAQPVDHYNLQRSATQIFRTATQGDKALRKMGDFSRVLPELLNPSLKGYFEALTERDRFITQLDTALESWDAWLTPTAATFAFTHCPAWSAIEVDGRSYPHGIANGAYTMPFNLSGHPAVVIPIGQTTNGLPIGMQIIGKRWKEMELLAIAQKLDTVIGGFRSPSGY, encoded by the coding sequence ATGAGCAATCTTGTGTTCAAGTCTGCGATTGAACTGGCTCAGATGATTCGCGATCGCCAACTCTCTGCGATCAAACTCCTAGACGCTCACCTAGCGCAAATCGCCCAACATAACTCCAGGCTCAACGCCATTTGCACACTTGATGAGGAAAATGCTCGTATTCGCGCCAAACAAGCAGATGAAGCACTGGCGAGAGGTGAAAACTGGGGGGCGTTACATGGTGTTCCTGTGACCATCAAAGACATTTTTGAAACGGCTGGACTACGCACGACCGCAGGCTATATACCCCTCAAAGATTACGTTCCCCAACAGGATGCCACTGCCGTTGCCAAACTTAAAGTAGCAGGAGCCATCGTCCTGGGAAAAACGAACATGGCAGAACTGGCAGGGGATTACCAAAGCACCAATTCGTTGTTTCCGCGAGTCAACAATCCTTGGAATGTTGAATATACGGCGGGAGGAAGTTCAGGGGGTAGTGCAGCGGCGGTAGCAGCAGGTTTATCGCCATTGGATTTGGGCAATGATATTGCAGGATCAGTGCGTCAGCCTGCTCACTTTTGTGGGATTTATAGCTTGAAACCGACTGATCGCCGTATTTCTACTGCAGGTATGATTCCAGAAGTTCCTGGAATGCCCTACTGCCTACGGCAAATGATGACCGTCGGGTGTTTTGCGCGATCGCTCACCGATCTTCGTCTTTGCTTCTCTCTCATAGCAGGAGCCGATCCGCGTCGTCCAGATGTTCCTTCTATACCGTTGGACACCCCTTCTGGTCAATCATTATCAGATCTCAAAATTGCCTGGACTGATCAGTGGGCACAGGTTCCCGTTGCTGCTGAGAGCCGCACTGCAATGCAACAGGTGATTGAAACATTAGCCCAGTCTGGTGTTCAAGTTCGCCACTGGTTGCCCGAAAACTTTGACGTGCCCGCTATCTTAAATCTCTATACAAGAATGGCAGCCTACATCAACCGCTATGCTCAACCCGTTGATCACTACAACCTTCAGCGTAGTGCAACACAAATCTTTCGCACGGCAACCCAAGGAGATAAGGCACTTCGCAAAATGGGTGATTTTAGCCGCGTGTTGCCTGAACTCTTGAACCCAAGCTTGAAAGGCTATTTTGAGGCACTGACCGAGCGAGATCGCTTCATTACCCAACTCGACACAGCATTAGAATCCTGGGATGCGTGGCTCACTCCCACTGCAGCGACTTTTGCCTTTACCCATTGTCCGGCCTGGAGTGCAATAGAAGTGGATGGTCGATCCTATCCGCATGGAATCGCGAACGGAGCCTATACAATGCCATTTAATTTAAGTGGACATCCCGCAGTCGTCATTCCAATTGGACAAACAACCAATGGATTGCCGATCGGGATGCAAATTATTGGTAAACGGTGGAAAGAAATGGAGTTATTGGCGATCGCTCAAAAGCTCGATACTGTGATTGGTGGGTTTCGATCGCCATCAGGCTATTGA
- a CDS encoding energy-coupling factor transporter transmembrane protein EcfT — protein sequence MLMIRTQQTRLGMLGQINPLLKLIVCLSVTIVALILHQLEAIGLLVSILLLLTLLTVRLSLKVWGYSAIVLIIGVAIATILRDENTALLSALRLIAIALPAPLLAGTTAPSDLVRALQAVRLPGFLVLSIMLIWRFLPLIQQEAQRIIEANQLRGVNLARQPRQWFSGLFLPLIFRIVSYADEVTIGLETRGYDPNAPRSNSRPLKWQSSDTYFTLGAAVLLCGIGYLEWNR from the coding sequence ATGTTGATGATTAGGACTCAGCAAACACGACTAGGAATGCTTGGTCAAATTAATCCGCTGCTCAAATTAATCGTTTGTCTCAGTGTCACGATCGTTGCTTTGATCTTGCATCAGCTGGAGGCGATCGGGCTATTAGTAAGTATTTTGCTATTGCTCACACTCTTGACTGTTCGTCTCTCGCTCAAGGTATGGGGCTATAGTGCAATCGTGCTAATTATCGGGGTTGCGATCGCGACAATCTTACGCGACGAGAACACGGCGCTACTCAGTGCGCTGCGGCTGATTGCGATCGCACTGCCTGCACCGCTGCTGGCGGGTACGACTGCGCCTAGTGATTTAGTGAGAGCATTGCAGGCCGTGCGATTACCCGGCTTTTTGGTGCTCAGCATCATGCTGATTTGGCGATTTCTGCCGTTGATTCAGCAAGAAGCTCAACGGATTATTGAAGCGAATCAATTACGCGGGGTCAATTTGGCTCGTCAGCCTCGACAATGGTTTTCTGGGCTATTCCTGCCACTCATCTTTCGGATAGTATCGTATGCCGATGAAGTCACGATCGGATTGGAAACGCGAGGATACGATCCAAACGCTCCCCGGAGCAACAGCCGTCCGCTCAAATGGCAATCCTCTGATACCTACTTTACTCTAGGTGCGGCTGTATTGCTCTGTGGAATCGGGTATCTCGAATGGAACAGATAA
- a CDS encoding class I SAM-dependent methyltransferase — MKDLKQILQNECYGKDLEQRKHWYSPAATAYQQVRPRYPQAIIERVVEITQLSADSSLLEVGCGPAIATPDFATLGCRMLCVEPNPDFYHLAQQTCESYPNVELQNCSFEEWQLEPQRYDAVLAASSFHWISPDIGYPKAAAALRSGGHLILLWNKELQPSYEIYQQLLTVYQTHTPSLGRTYEDSATQAAILDQLGQMAIESSYFKEMQSGHIEVEVTYTIDQYLMLLSTYSPYGKLEAQQRQTLFAGLREVLEQNSTTIQLSFVSAFHIARPN, encoded by the coding sequence ATGAAAGACTTGAAGCAGATTCTCCAGAACGAGTGCTATGGCAAAGACCTGGAGCAACGTAAACACTGGTACTCGCCCGCAGCAACAGCCTATCAGCAGGTGAGACCCCGCTATCCTCAAGCCATCATTGAGCGCGTGGTCGAAATCACTCAACTCTCTGCTGATTCGTCCTTGCTAGAGGTTGGCTGTGGTCCGGCAATCGCCACTCCTGATTTTGCAACTTTGGGATGTCGAATGCTCTGTGTTGAACCCAATCCTGATTTTTATCATCTTGCTCAACAAACCTGCGAATCGTATCCAAATGTCGAACTGCAAAACTGCTCGTTTGAAGAATGGCAATTAGAACCTCAACGCTATGATGCGGTGTTGGCTGCCAGTTCATTTCATTGGATTTCACCTGACATCGGCTATCCCAAAGCTGCCGCTGCATTGCGTTCAGGTGGACATTTAATTTTGCTATGGAACAAGGAACTACAACCGAGTTATGAAATTTATCAGCAATTGCTAACGGTTTATCAAACTCATACACCCTCCTTAGGCCGCACTTATGAAGACAGTGCGACGCAAGCAGCAATTCTAGACCAACTGGGGCAGATGGCAATTGAGTCTAGCTATTTCAAAGAAATGCAATCTGGACACATTGAAGTTGAGGTAACGTACACCATTGATCAATACTTAATGTTGCTCAGTACCTATTCACCTTACGGTAAACTAGAAGCTCAGCAGAGACAAACTTTGTTTGCCGGATTACGAGAGGTGCTAGAACAAAACAGCACAACCATTCAACTCTCTTTCGTTTCTGCCTTTCATATTGCCCGACCAAATTAA